The Pasteuria penetrans genome segment TTTTTCCATTGTATTGAAGATTTTATCAAGGGGGTACCCTGATTTTGAGTTGCTATATTCATACCTATAAAAAATAAATATAAATTAATATTTTTTGATAGTGATACTTGTGGACGTACACAGAAGGGGTTTGTTCATATCTCCCTTGGCTACTATGGGCGGCTCTTGGCCAAACTTCGGACCCGGGGGGTTCAGTCTCAGGAGTGAGGGCTGCTGAATCATGGTTCGACAGATCGAATGCATCGGGTTTTTTTGTGTACGATTCCGGAGAGTTGGCTCATGGTCTCCTGCTGCAGATTGGAACTGCATTTTGTTCACAATTCCGGTAGGCAACTCCCCTCTTGTTCGGACTGTCCCGGAGGACTGAGGACCCAACCAACGAGCGTAGGACATAAACTAGCGATGGTGAGTTCCTAATACCTTATAAATTTAATTATAATTATTATTTTAGGAATAATTATGAATAAAAATGGGGAATGGACCTGTTTTGTTCCGCACGGACGAGGGGTAGGGCTATTTTGCCATGGTGGGGTAAAAATAGGGGGTTGACCCGTCCCGGGAGAATTTACGCACGCGGTCAGATGCAACCTGACACACGTCCAACCATGCACACCCGAAAAGGACAGGGGCCGTCCGTCTGCATCAACTGAAAATTTATGGATTTTTAGTTTAATTTCATGTATACTTCACTGCCATGGGGTAGAAAGACCATCCTACACCATTCCTACCCCAAACCCTCATCCTGGAAAAAATCGTTTCCCCCTATCTTCCCTATGATCCTCTGACATACCCCCTCACTCCCCTATTTTTTCATAAAAAATAAATAATATTTTTAATTAAATGATGATTAGGTAATCAATAATATGTAATAATTGTACAATGCAAAAATTATGAAAAATGATAGTAATCTACCCTCATTCCATTCCAATTTCCAGGGTAATATAGACCAAAAAAATTTATCGAATAATAATATACGAAAACAATGAATTATTTTTTATTAACTAACAAACATTAAATAACAAACATTCCCCCATCCTATGATCCTACCATAACCCCCTGTTGCGATGGATCCCCCGGCATAGGAGGCCCCCTGTATCCCGGATTTGGGGACGTAACAAGACCCCACACGGTCAGGGGCTCAAAATGTGCTATAATCACAGCCAAACTCTTTTTAAACCCATACAGGTTGGAGGAGCTAATCCCAGGCTGACACAGCTTCACCCTGGGTTCCCCTGGCAACTCCCCCTCCAATCGGTAAGAAGTACGTACCATACCTAAAAAGATACCATCATCTTCCCCCTGTCCCCTAATAAAGCCACAAGATAAATAACCACTACGTTTCGAAGGAGACAGGGATATTGAAGGGGGTCAAATTGTCCTTGTGGTAAAGCGAACCCTAGTCTTCGCGCTCATCCTGGCCGCCTGTCTACTAAGCTCTAGGGGTTTATTCCTCCAGCAGGATCGTACAAAAACAATCCAAATCGGCCTACAAGCCCCCCTATCGGGCCCATCGTCGGCCATGGGAACGATGTCCCTGAATGGTACCCGGTTAGCCGTGATGGATGCGAGGGACGAATTCAAAAATGATCTAGGCCTTAACCTGAGCCTAACCTCCATGGATGACGAATCGAGAGCGGCAAAGGGCATCAGCAATGCCGTCCGTCTCTGTTCTGAGAACCCCTCCGTGGGATCCGTCATTGGCCACTACAATACAGGTGTAGCCATTGCAGCCTCTGGCGCCTATAAAAGATGCGATTTAGCACTCGTTTCACCCCACAATACGGGGGACGAGTTAACCAAGTTGCATAATCCCACCATCAATCGCGTCTGCGCACGGGAAAATGAGATGGCCGAAGCCCTTGCCCACATAGCTTATCGCTATCGGGAAATGCGCAAAATCGGTGTCCTACACGACAAAACTGCATACGGTGCGGGTCTTGCAGACTCCTTCGCAAAGCATTTCACTGCACTTGGGGGCCAGGTCACGAATATAGAGGCCATTACCATAGGGGAGAAGGATTTTAGCGGGCCTGTGAATTCCCTCCTAAGATGGAATCCTGACGGCATCTTCTTTGGTGGACTCTATGCAGAATTTTCCCTTCTCTACAAACAGGCCCGAGCAAAGGGCTTCAACGGGAACTTTTTTGCCGGGGAAGCCATCGACTCACCAAAAACCCTGGAGATGATTGGGGAAAGCATCCATGACGTGTACATGACCACCCTCACGGGGGATATTGAATCCACACCCGGGGGGACAGAATGGTCCAAACGATTTTTCCAAACCTTCCACATCTCGCCCGACGCAACCGCTTTCGATGCTTATCTCGCTGCCAGCTATTCGCTCCATGTCATCTATCAACTCTTTCACGACCCCACCTTCCGGGCAAGATACGCCGCGGGAGAAGAAGAGGTACGTTCCCCCCTCAACAGGGACGGATATCCTAACCGGAAATTGATCATGCGCGCCATCAGAAATGCCCCCCTCTATACGAGCCCCCTCGGTGCCAGAGTTCAATTGGATCAAAAGGGCGACAATCGATACGCCGACGTCTACATACGATCTATAACCTCACAATATCCCGCCAAAATACTGGGTCGATACGATAAAGAACAAAAAGTCCTCCTACCGGTAAACAAAATGGCATCCCCACGTGCAATGGGATCCCCAGGGGATCCCACATAACTAGCAATGGGGGCAGAAGAAACGAGATCCCAGGGGGGGTACCCCCCTCCCCATGGAAACATCCATCCCCCCTGCCCTCTACTGAGCGGGGGATGGAATGCGGCACGGGAAAAGGACGTCCATGTATAAGCACCACAAAATTTTCAACACAGTAGCTATCCCGTATCCCATGCGGGAAATTTTATTGGGGGAAAACGGAATGGTTTTCGTTTGTGCATGCCCCATGGATCCCGGAAATATCTAATTTAATAGTACCCAACAAAAAAGCAACCCAGGGTGTGTCCCATCCCCCCTACAGGGAATTTTGGAAGGAAAGGGCGCAACTGTGCTATAATCACGTCTATACGTCCTAGGGGTTAGCAATCCTTCCGAATAAGCGTCCCATCGCTCCAAGGTGTGCTATCTGCCGGGTGTTTTTTAAATTAATTTATTATTTGCATTGTATTTCCGTGGCCAAAACCAGTTTATGTTCGCTGAAAATAAATATTTTGTATTCCTAATGCGGTTCCTACTCCCACCCTATAGGTTCGGATGCATCATCCCAGTGATCCAATACAGAAATACGATCCAAAGCCGCCCCGTCCGGGGATTATGTAATGCTGTGGGGGACTACGTAGAACCAATCCGTGACACAAATCCGTTACAGGGAAATTCAATGAAAGGACTCTATTGCAAGAAAAATATCTAAGGAATAGGGGCGTATGCACATGCATTCAGATCGTGCACCCATACCACCCCCCATCCCAAACCTACATTACCACCCGCATGGTGGCAACGTAGAACCAAAGGGGTAAGGAGGCTTCGCACACTCATGAAGAGGAAATGGATTGGCCTCAGTTTGGCATTCGCCGTTGCGGCCGTACCCTCTATCGACAATCTCTTTTCCCGCGATCTAGAGGTCATCATGATTGCCTCACAGTCAGCCCTATCAGGAGATCAGTCGGCACAGGGAAAGGCATTTGAAGTTGGCGTACGTCTTGCTATCTTAGAGTACAAAAAACGCTTCGAGGAAAAAAATTTCCACTTGAAACTAGCGGCTAAGGATGATGAAAAACGCCCCGCTAAGGCCAAGCAAAACGCCGTCAACCTCTGCTCCACACCTAGGGTTGCAGGGCTAGTCGGGCACCAAAGTACTACCACAACCATCGCTGCTGCCAACGATTATGAGAGATGCAAACTCCCATTAGTGTCACCCTCCAACACGGGGAATGAGGTTACCCGACTAGGATTCAAATCCGTCAACCGTATCTGTCCAAGTGATGCACAACAGGCCTTAGCGCTGGCTACCTTTGCTACTGAATCCCTCCACTCCAAGGACATGATTATCATCCACAACAAAAGTTCCTATGGGGAAGGACTAGCACGATCAGTCAGGGATGACTTCAAAAAAAGAGGGGGCACTATCCTTGCCTTCGAGGGCATAACGCCCAATGAAAAGGACCACAGTGGGATCTTAAACTCCATCCTGCAGACAAAGGCGAGAGCGGGTAACCCTACAGACACCGTGATCATGTTTGGTGGAACCTACCCTGATTTCGCCCCCTTCTACCGGCAGGCTCGCCTGAAGGGCTTTACGGGTTCCTTCCTCACCGGTGACGGCGTGGACTCCCCCCGACTGGCAACCATGGTAGGCTCTAACCCGGGCCTTTCCGATGTCCACTACACCTCCATCGGAGAGGATCTCACCAAAACCCCTGAGGGAAGAAAGTGGATCGAAAATTTCAGACGTCAGTTCCCCAACCAAGAATATGATGTGCTTACGTACAATGCTTACCTAGCGGGTGTGTATCTGCTCGAAGTCATTTTCAACATTCTGGACAGGAAAATCGATTCCGAGGGTTATCCCATCAAATCATCGAAACAGGGACCCGCTGCCAGTCTCTTTCAGGACGGCAAGAAGGGTCATATCGATCGCGATCTAGTTCAAAAAGCTGTCCGGAATTTTGGGTACTTCAATAAGGGCGGGGAAATACAACTAGACAATGCAGGTAATAATGCTCTTAGCAAGGTGTTCCTCTTTAAATTTACAGGCAACAACCAGTACCCGGGGGAGTTTATTAAAAAATTCGATCTCAGTGGGATATCATCATGAATATTGAAAATTCCGCAAATAGTAGTAGGTCTATATCCCCCATCCCCGGACCCCCTATGTCAACAGGGAATGGCGTACTACCCACAACGCACCCACAAAAACCTATTCCCCTATCCGCTGTCCACAAGGCGGGGAGAAAGGATGGACCGTAATGACAGGGATGTTTACTAATCTGCCACAGGTACTGATCGATGGGCTTGTACTGGGATTCGTATATGCCGTTGTAGCGCTTGGATACACCATGGTTTATGGGATCCTCGAGTTGATCAACTTTGCCCATGGGGAAATCTTTATGGCAGGCGCCGTCGTCAGTACACTCATGATCATCAAAACACAAGGATACGAATGGGCTAATTCCCTTCCCCCTATCCTAATGCTGCTCGTGCTCTTGCTCATCAGTGGAATCATCACAGGTGTGTTTGGTGTCGGTGTCGAGCGTCTGGCCTATAGGCCCCTAAGAAAACAAAGTACCCAGAAACTGGCAGCCTTAGTCACGGCCCTCTCCGTTTCCCTCATACTCCAGGACTCTTTCCGTTTTTTCATAGAGCTCACCTCCGGTGGGAATTATGAAATCACGAGTAAAACCCTGATGAGTGGATCCATCCCTGTCCGGATGTCCCAATATACAGGGGGACTGTTCCATGACTTCCAGCTGAAGATCAACCATATCGTCATCATCATTACCACGTTGATCATTGTAGCGGGCCTCGATTTCTTTGTGAACCGCACCAAATGGGGGACAGCCATGCGAGCCGTGGCCCAAGACCGGCACACAGCCTCACTCATGGCGATCGACGTAAGTAAGGTCATTCTCATCACGTTCCTCATAGGTTCCTTCATTGGCGGTGCCACAGGCGTCCTGTACGCCCAACAATATACCAATGTCAATCCCTACATTGGCGTACTAATCGGTATCAAGGCTTTCGTAGCAGCCGTTCTGGGGGGGATTGGTAATTTACGCGGTGCCGTTCTGGGGGGAATCCTGATAGGGATGTGTGAAACATTAGGTGGGTCCTATCTGAGTCAGCTTACGAACGGAGCTTTTGGGTCTTCCTACAAGGATATTTTTGCCTTGCTCATTCTCATCATAGTACTGCTCTTCAAACCCAATGGTTTGCTGGGAAGGGCCATCAGGGAAAAGGTGTGAGGTACTCCCATACCCACACAACAAGATCATCCATTCTATGGGGAAAGGCACAGGTGATCATCGACTGTGGTTGTACGCAACGTCTATAAGTTATTCCGAACCAGCCGTTCCTTTCAAACCTGGGCCCTCTTAGGAACAGCGGGCATAGGCGCCCTGTGCCTAGGAACTATCGAACAATTTCCGTTGGCTCTCTACCTGCTTCTCGGATCCCTCCTCCTCCTCTACTACACATCCTTTCCCGCAAAAACCAAATGGGGTATTGGTGCTGTCCTCACCATCATCATCCTTCCGTTGGCTGCAGGGGGAACCGGATCTGAAAGCTCTTACATGAATTTAGCCACCCAAATTTGCATTTATGCCATCATGGCACTTGGTTTGAATGTGACGGTTGGTTTCACAGGGCTCCTGGACTTTGGATACATTGCCTTCTTCGCCATAGGTGCATACACCTACGCCATCCTGGCTAGTCCCCAACTCAAGCAGCTTCTCCCTAACACCGATGTTGATCCCTTCTCAGGATCCTCCTTCTGGTTCATAGTCTTCCTAGGTGCTGGGCTTGCCTTCATCGCCGGCCTGGTCGTTGGACTCCCAGTACTACGGGTACGCGGAGACTATTTGACTATGATCACACTGGCCTTTGCCGAAGCACTGAGAATATTCCTCGAAAATCTTAGCACCCCCATTAACATTACGAATGGATCCAAGGGAATTCCCCTGATCTCCTATCCAAATTTGTTCGGCATAGATCTCAAAGATTACAACCAACTATACTTCGTCGCTCTGGCCCTGTTGGCTTTGGCCCTCTTTATCATTTTACGATTGGAAAAATCCCGCATAGGCCGCGCTTGGAAGTCGATTCGGGAGAATGAGATTGCTGCACAGGCCATGGGGGTACCCATCGTTCGTATGAAGTTGTTGGCCTTTGCGATTGGTTCTGCCTTCGCGGGTTGTGCCGGTGTAATGCTCGCCGCCAAGGACACCTTTGTCGATCCCACCAACTTCATCCTCATGGAAACCATCATCGTCCTCGCTATGGTGATTGTAGGCGGTATGGGTAGCGTACCGGGGGTAATTCTTGGCGCAGCCGTTGTTGGGATTGTCAATTTAGGACTTCTCGTCGATCTCACACAGTTCCTCGAAACCCGATTCAATTTTGATCCCCAATACTCACCCGAAAAAATGCAAAAGGCATTTTTTGGCGTGCTCCTCATTTGTATTATGCGTTTCCGGCCACAGGGTCTGATTCCAGCTAAGAACCATTTCTACCCCCCCCCCGTATCCATGGCAACCCAGCCACAAGGGGTAGCATACCCGCAGGATAACCCATCCAGCGAATCTGATGATTCATAACGAGGAAAGGGGGGTGAATTCCCACATGTCTATTCTCCGAACGAGGGGGCTTACCAAACGATTTGGCGGTCTCACCGCTGTGAACAATGTCAATTTTGATGTTCAACATCACTCCATCACGGCCGTAATTGGCCCTAATGGGGCCGGTAAAACCACCTTCTTTAATACGATTACGGGCATCTATCCCCCCGACGAGGGAAGTGTTTGCCTGCAAAAAAAGTCCCTGCTGGGATACAAACCTGATCAAATCACCGCTATGGGGATTTCACGAACCTTTCAAAACATTCGTCTCTTCGGCGAACTCTCCGTCCTAGACAATGTATTGATAGGCATGCACACCCGATTCAAGTACGGCATATTCAGTGCCCTCTTCAACATGCCACAAGCCCGGCAAGAGGAGGAGGAAGCAGTTTCTCGCGCCTATGAATTACTTGCCTATATGGAGCTCGATCAAGATGCCAATCGAAACGCTCGTGAGCTCCCCTATGGATCACAACGCCTACTGGAAATTGCGCGTGCACTAGCTGCCAAACCCAAAATCCTCCTGCTTGATGAGCCCGCAGCAGGCATGAACCCACGTGAAACACGTGAATTAACAGAACTGATCATCCGTATCCGGGATGACTTTCAATTGACAATCATTCTAATTGAACACGATATGAAGCTCGTCATGGGCATTTCAGAGCACATCCTCGTACTCGATTATGGGAAAGCCATAGCCGTCGGTAAACCAGAGGATATTCGCAACAACCCCGCGGTTGTTGAGGCCTACCTAGGCAAAGGTGCTGCTACCCCCCCAACGTCCCCCGATGAAACCCAAAAATCCTGAAGAAAAGGGATGACATCCATGGAAACCATGTTGGAGCTCGCCCATGTGGATGCTTACTACGGACCCATTCAAGCGTTGACGCAACTCTCCATTACCGTCCGAAAGGGGGAAATTGTCAGCCTCATTGGTTCCAATGGAGCTGGCAAAACGACCACCCTACGGTCCATCTGTGGACAGGTACGTGTCAATGGGAGTATACGTTTTCTTGGAGAGGACATCACGGGCAAACCCCCGCACATCATAGCTAAAACACGGATCTCCCACGTACCAGAGGGTCGATGCATTTTTCCACAGTTATCCGTTCGAGAGAACTTAGAGGTAGGGGCCCTGTACCACAATTGCAAACCCTTTGTAATCCAAGAGCGAATGGAGATGGTCTTTGCCTACTTCCCGCGCCTAAAGGAACGTTTACAGCAAAAGGGGGGTACGATGAGCGGCGGTGAACAACAAATGCTTGCTATCGGGCGCGGTCTAATGAGTGATCCTTCTATCCTATTGTTGGATGAGCCCTCAATGGGTCTAGCCCCGGTGGTCATTGAACAGATTTTTGAGATCATTGAGGAACTGAATCAAAAAGGGATGACCGTCTTGTTAGTGGAGCAAAACGCCTACCAGGCATTGCAAATTGCTCACCGTGGATATGTAATCCAAACGGGAGAAATCACCCTGGAGGGTCCCGCAAAGGCATTGCTCAATAATTCTCAGGTACGCGAGGCCTATCTTTCTTAACCTCCTTACACCACCACCGTATGGACTGGGGGGAAGGAGCATGGGCCATCCCTGTACATTTTATTTTTCCTGTGATTTTTTTATTATTTTTATTATGAATACCATCATATTTATCATAAATAGTACAGTATTCTCGTAGGGTGTATAAGGACACAGAGTACCCCCTGGGAATCAAACCCCACCATGTAGAAGCACATTGTGGGCTTATTTTCTGTGGAAAAGTAATGAATCCTTTTAGAAAACTGTGCATCATCTTCCCCTATATCAGCCATTTTTTTGTATACCCTTAGGAAGGGTGGCATAGACTATAGATACAAAGCACTTTGAATGAATCCCAAGATAAAGGCAGGCCCTATTCCCTATACGGAAAAAGGAAGATTGACTATGAAATCACCATGGGATCCCCATTCGCCAACCCCTTCACAACAATCTGGATTGTTGCGTGGTCAGGGAATGCCTAAAGGCACGACGATCATCACAGGAAAACACCTGAAAAGGGGTGGAACACGCCAGCATCACAACACCAAGGCTCACCCTACCGAAAAGACATCCTCGGGAACCGTCCACAGCAGGCGCCTACGGAGAGAAGGGAATTCCCTCGACAAAAAAATACCAACAGAAAAATGTTCCCCACCACCCGGTGGTGCTCATCTACAAGAAAATGGCAGTATCCATGATGCAAGGATTCCCACGAGAAGAAAGGAACCCAAAATCGTTCCTAGCACCCATCTGCAGAGGGGCAACCACCATGATTGGGGGACCCCACTGAGGAAGGAAACGCAAAAGAACATCCACGATACCCACCAGCGGGAACATAGTATAGAGGTCCGTAACAACAATGTAGAAATACCGCCCCTATTAGGGGACAAATCCACATCCAACATCGTCAATCGGATTCGTGAAGAAGAAAATACCGCGAGTATCCTTGGGAAATCGACCCCACACAATTCAACAATCCAAAACCATCCGCTCCACGAGGAACAACCACAACCCACACAACCCATACAACCACAGCAGCCCATGATACAACCATCACAGCCCATACAACCTACACAACCTATATGGCCTCCACAACCTTCACAACCCATACAACCACAGCAGCCCATAATACAACCATCACAGCCCATACAACCACAGCAACCTTCACAACCACTACAACCACAGCAACCTTCACAACCACTACAACCACAGCAACCTTCACAACCACTACAACCACAGCAACCCATATGGCGGCCTACACAACAACCACTACAACCACAACCATCACAGCCCATACAACAACCACTACAACCACAACCATCACAGCCCATACAACAACCACTACAACCACAACAGCCCATATGGCGGCCTATACAACAACCACAACAGCCCATACAACCACAACAGCCCATACGACCACAACAGCCCATACAACCACAACAGCCCATACAACCACAACAGCCCATACAACCACAACAGCCCGTACAACCATCACAGCCCATACAACCACAACAGCCCATACAACCACAACAGCCCATACAACCACAACAGCCCGTACAACCATCACAGCCCATACAACCACAACAGCCCATACAACCACAACAGCCCGTACAACCATCACAGCCCATACAACCATCACAGCCCATACAACAACCACTACAACCACAACCACAACCCATGCAACAACCCATACAACCACAGCAGCCCATAATACAACCATCACAGCCCATACAACAACCACTACAACCACAACCACAACCACAGCAGCCCATAATACAACCATCACAGCCCATACAACCTACACAACCTATATGGCCTCCACAACCTTCACAACCACAGCAACCTTCACAACCTTCACAACCACTACAACCACAGCAACCTTCACAACCACTACAACCACAGCAACCTTCACAACCACAGCAACCTTCACAACCACAGCAACCACTACAACCACAACAGCCATCACAACCACAACAGCCATCACAACCACAACAGCCATCACAACCACAACAGCCATCACAACCACAACAGCCATCACAACCACAACAGCCATCACAACCACAACAACCATCACAACCACAACAACCATCACAACCACAACAGCCATCACAACCACAACAACCATCACAACCACTACAACCATCACAACCACAACAGCCATCACAACCACAACAGCCATCACAACCACAACAGCCATCACAACCACAACAGCCATCACAACCACAACAGCCATCACAACCACTACAACCACAACAACCATCACAACCTGCACAACAGCCACAGCCATCACAACCACAACAGCCATCACAACCACTACAACCATCACAACCACAACAGCCATCACAACCACAACAGCCATCACAACCACAACAGCCATCACAACCACTACAACCACAACAACCATCACAACCTGCACAACAGCCACAGCCATCACAACCACAACAGCCACAACAACCACTACAACCACAACAACCATCACAACCTGCACAACAGCCACAGCCATCACAACCACAACAGCCACAACAACCACTACAACCACAACAACCATCACAACCTGCACAACAGCCACAGCCATCACAACCACAACAGCCACAACAACCACAACAGCCATCACAACCACAGCCATCACAACCACAACAGCCACAACAGCCGCAACAGCCATCACGAACCACACAACCACAACAGCCATCACGAACCACACAACCACAACAGCCATCACAACCACAACAGCCATCACAACCACAACAGCCACAACAGCCGCAACAGCCGCAACAGCCACAACAGCCATCACGAACCACACAACCACAACAGCCATCACAACCACAACAGCCACAACAGCCATCACGAACCACACAACCACAACAGCCACAACCATCGCAACCCGCACGGACCACACAGCCATCACAACCTGCACAACCACAATCATCCCGTCCGCAGAAGAAGAACCATTCACGGCAACATCCTCAACGACGACCCCAACGACCCACCTTTCCGATGAGTCTATCACCGTTTTGGGAAAACGATCCCCCAAAAAACACCGCGGATCTTATCAGAGAAGAACCCCTTGCCCTATCAGTCGATATCGGAGATTCCTCTGACCCTTCCGTTGAGCATAGTAATTCAATGATGGATTCCCCACCATCAGACCATAACCCTTCATCAAATAACAATGATCCACTAGACAAAGAAAATATAACCATATCTAAAAACAATCACAACTGCATCAATAACAAGAACGACGCGGATGATGAATCCAATATGGAGAAAACCTTTAGCGAGACAGAAAAAATAAAATCATCAGAAAATTTTCCCGTCACGCACCATATCGAACAAAATACGAGGCCTATCAGTATCCTACCGATGGGAAGGGACGTATCCATCGGGAATCAGAAACAAACCAACACCCGGGAGTGGATAGAACCACAATACCCCCAGGACCCACCAGATCCATTAAACCCAATAGATTCAACAAACCCAGCAGAACCAATAGGCCCATCGGGTCCGCCAGGTCCACCGGGACCGGTAGGCTCCACCGGGCCACCAGGTCTAGGGGGTCCAACAGGTCCAGCAGGACCTGTTGGTCCACCAGGTCCACTAGGTCCACCAGGCCCACCGGGCCCGGTGGGCTCCACCGGGCCACAAGGACCCCCAGGTAAACCGGGGAAATTGGGCAAAATAAAAATGGAAATTGTAGCAACCGCGGGTATGGGGACGATTGGGACGCAGCAAGTACCTTCCGGTAATGCCATCCCCCTCACGGTCAATTTCACACCCAGTAATTCCTTCTTTTTCCACGTACCGGGATCCACACAAATTACTGTTGCCCCCAATGAAATTTACTGGATCAACTACAACCTCTCCGCCGGGGGAAGATGCCAGGATTTGATTTCAATTCTACGATTGAATGGTTTTTTCCTTCTAGGTTCAGAATCCTCTTCC includes the following:
- a CDS encoding ABC transporter ATP-binding protein is translated as MSILRTRGLTKRFGGLTAVNNVNFDVQHHSITAVIGPNGAGKTTFFNTITGIYPPDEGSVCLQKKSLLGYKPDQITAMGISRTFQNIRLFGELSVLDNVLIGMHTRFKYGIFSALFNMPQARQEEEEAVSRAYELLAYMELDQDANRNARELPYGSQRLLEIARALAAKPKILLLDEPAAGMNPRETRELTELIIRIRDDFQLTIILIEHDMKLVMGISEHILVLDYGKAIAVGKPEDIRNNPAVVEAYLGKGAATPPTSPDETQKS
- a CDS encoding branched-chain amino acid ABC transporter permease; protein product: MVVRNVYKLFRTSRSFQTWALLGTAGIGALCLGTIEQFPLALYLLLGSLLLLYYTSFPAKTKWGIGAVLTIIILPLAAGGTGSESSYMNLATQICIYAIMALGLNVTVGFTGLLDFGYIAFFAIGAYTYAILASPQLKQLLPNTDVDPFSGSSFWFIVFLGAGLAFIAGLVVGLPVLRVRGDYLTMITLAFAEALRIFLENLSTPINITNGSKGIPLISYPNLFGIDLKDYNQLYFVALALLALALFIILRLEKSRIGRAWKSIRENEIAAQAMGVPIVRMKLLAFAIGSAFAGCAGVMLAAKDTFVDPTNFILMETIIVLAMVIVGGMGSVPGVILGAAVVGIVNLGLLVDLTQFLETRFNFDPQYSPEKMQKAFFGVLLICIMRFRPQGLIPAKNHFYPPPVSMATQPQGVAYPQDNPSSESDDS
- a CDS encoding branched-chain amino acid ABC transporter substrate-binding protein — protein: MVKRTLVFALILAACLLSSRGLFLQQDRTKTIQIGLQAPLSGPSSAMGTMSLNGTRLAVMDARDEFKNDLGLNLSLTSMDDESRAAKGISNAVRLCSENPSVGSVIGHYNTGVAIAASGAYKRCDLALVSPHNTGDELTKLHNPTINRVCARENEMAEALAHIAYRYREMRKIGVLHDKTAYGAGLADSFAKHFTALGGQVTNIEAITIGEKDFSGPVNSLLRWNPDGIFFGGLYAEFSLLYKQARAKGFNGNFFAGEAIDSPKTLEMIGESIHDVYMTTLTGDIESTPGGTEWSKRFFQTFHISPDATAFDAYLAASYSLHVIYQLFHDPTFRARYAAGEEEVRSPLNRDGYPNRKLIMRAIRNAPLYTSPLGARVQLDQKGDNRYADVYIRSITSQYPAKILGRYDKEQKVLLPVNKMASPRAMGSPGDPT
- a CDS encoding branched-chain amino acid ABC transporter permease, with amino-acid sequence MTGMFTNLPQVLIDGLVLGFVYAVVALGYTMVYGILELINFAHGEIFMAGAVVSTLMIIKTQGYEWANSLPPILMLLVLLLISGIITGVFGVGVERLAYRPLRKQSTQKLAALVTALSVSLILQDSFRFFIELTSGGNYEITSKTLMSGSIPVRMSQYTGGLFHDFQLKINHIVIIITTLIIVAGLDFFVNRTKWGTAMRAVAQDRHTASLMAIDVSKVILITFLIGSFIGGATGVLYAQQYTNVNPYIGVLIGIKAFVAAVLGGIGNLRGAVLGGILIGMCETLGGSYLSQLTNGAFGSSYKDIFALLILIIVLLFKPNGLLGRAIREKV
- a CDS encoding ABC transporter ATP-binding protein, with protein sequence MLELAHVDAYYGPIQALTQLSITVRKGEIVSLIGSNGAGKTTTLRSICGQVRVNGSIRFLGEDITGKPPHIIAKTRISHVPEGRCIFPQLSVRENLEVGALYHNCKPFVIQERMEMVFAYFPRLKERLQQKGGTMSGGEQQMLAIGRGLMSDPSILLLDEPSMGLAPVVIEQIFEIIEELNQKGMTVLLVEQNAYQALQIAHRGYVIQTGEITLEGPAKALLNNSQVREAYLS
- a CDS encoding branched-chain amino acid ABC transporter substrate-binding protein, with amino-acid sequence MKRKWIGLSLAFAVAAVPSIDNLFSRDLEVIMIASQSALSGDQSAQGKAFEVGVRLAILEYKKRFEEKNFHLKLAAKDDEKRPAKAKQNAVNLCSTPRVAGLVGHQSTTTTIAAANDYERCKLPLVSPSNTGNEVTRLGFKSVNRICPSDAQQALALATFATESLHSKDMIIIHNKSSYGEGLARSVRDDFKKRGGTILAFEGITPNEKDHSGILNSILQTKARAGNPTDTVIMFGGTYPDFAPFYRQARLKGFTGSFLTGDGVDSPRLATMVGSNPGLSDVHYTSIGEDLTKTPEGRKWIENFRRQFPNQEYDVLTYNAYLAGVYLLEVIFNILDRKIDSEGYPIKSSKQGPAASLFQDGKKGHIDRDLVQKAVRNFGYFNKGGEIQLDNAGNNALSKVFLFKFTGNNQYPGEFIKKFDLSGISS